The following coding sequences lie in one Pseudomonas svalbardensis genomic window:
- a CDS encoding sensor histidine kinase: protein MLATSRTLRLMLYTLLIVAGAALAAGLAMRHTERQALVEDAARANQQLALYANSLHTLIDRYRALPAVLALDPELRTALSGEVSPEQQLALNRKLEKINGAAHSSTLELLDHTGLAVAASNWRLPSSYVGHNYGFRPYFSQTRTQGTGRFYAVGVTSGIPGYFLSSAVTGDDGQFLGAMVVKLEFPELEREWRQGSDTLLVSDARGIIFIANQPGWRYRLLKPLSDSDHAELKVTRQYDKQPLTPLEYQSVRRFDDNSDLTRVVGPDGTASYLWESLPLSTEGWTLHLLRRPQIAFEDSRNAGLAAAGLWLAVVFLLLFLNQRWRLAKLRQRSREELEQLVEERTRDLRTAQDGLVQSAKLAALGQMSAALAHEINQPLTAQRMQLATLRLLLDHGRVDDAYKALKPVDDMLTRMAALTGHLKTFARKSPSGLRERLDLAAVVDQSLLLLDTRLRDEQVSTVLHLTRPAWVRGDAIRLEQVLINLLRNALDAMQDKPCKRLEIRLEADEQLWRLTVTDNGGGIAEEHLANVFDPFFTTKPVGDGLGLGLAVSFAIVHESGGRLSADNHANGAVFTVTLPIDLEAPGSC from the coding sequence ATGCTTGCGACCTCCCGGACGTTACGTCTGATGCTGTACACCTTGCTGATCGTTGCCGGCGCAGCGCTGGCGGCCGGTTTGGCCATGCGCCATACCGAGCGCCAGGCCCTGGTCGAAGACGCCGCCCGCGCCAATCAGCAATTGGCGCTCTACGCCAATTCCCTGCATACCCTGATTGATCGCTACCGCGCCCTGCCCGCCGTATTGGCGCTGGACCCGGAACTGCGCACCGCGCTAAGCGGTGAAGTGAGCCCCGAACAGCAGCTTGCGTTGAACCGCAAACTGGAAAAAATCAACGGCGCAGCCCACTCATCGACCCTGGAACTGCTCGACCACACCGGCCTCGCCGTGGCCGCCAGCAATTGGCGTTTGCCCAGTAGTTACGTCGGCCACAACTACGGTTTTCGCCCCTATTTCAGCCAGACGCGCACCCAAGGCACCGGGCGTTTTTACGCGGTGGGCGTGACCAGCGGCATTCCCGGTTACTTCCTGTCCAGCGCGGTCACCGGTGACGACGGCCAGTTCCTCGGCGCCATGGTGGTGAAACTCGAATTCCCGGAACTGGAGCGCGAGTGGCGCCAGGGCAGCGACACGCTGCTGGTCAGCGATGCACGCGGGATTATCTTCATCGCCAACCAGCCGGGCTGGCGCTATCGCCTGTTGAAACCGCTGAGTGACAGCGATCACGCCGAACTCAAGGTCACCCGTCAATACGATAAACAACCGCTGACACCGCTCGAGTATCAATCGGTGCGGCGCTTCGACGACAACAGTGACCTGACGCGGGTCGTGGGTCCTGACGGGACGGCGAGTTACCTGTGGGAATCGCTGCCACTGAGCACTGAAGGCTGGACGTTGCACCTGCTGCGCCGCCCGCAAATCGCGTTCGAAGACAGCCGCAACGCCGGGCTCGCCGCCGCCGGGTTGTGGCTGGCGGTGGTGTTTCTGTTGCTGTTCCTCAATCAGCGCTGGCGTCTGGCCAAGCTGCGCCAGCGCAGTCGCGAAGAGCTCGAACAACTGGTGGAAGAACGCACCCGCGACCTGCGCACCGCTCAGGACGGTCTGGTGCAATCGGCCAAACTCGCCGCTCTCGGCCAGATGTCTGCCGCGCTGGCCCATGAAATCAATCAGCCATTGACCGCCCAGCGCATGCAGCTTGCTACTCTGAGGCTGCTGCTCGATCACGGCAGGGTTGACGACGCTTACAAGGCGCTCAAACCGGTGGATGACATGCTGACGCGCATGGCCGCCCTCACCGGCCACCTGAAAACCTTCGCCCGTAAAAGCCCCAGCGGTTTACGCGAACGCCTGGACCTGGCGGCGGTGGTCGACCAATCGTTGCTTCTGCTCGACACACGGTTGCGCGATGAACAGGTCAGCACGGTGCTGCACCTGACGCGCCCGGCCTGGGTGCGTGGCGATGCGATTCGTCTGGAACAGGTGCTTATCAATTTGCTGCGCAATGCCCTGGACGCCATGCAGGACAAGCCCTGCAAACGCCTGGAAATCCGTCTCGAAGCCGACGAACAACTCTGGCGCCTGACCGTTACTGACAACGGTGGCGGCATTGCCGAAGAGCACTTGGCCAACGTGTTTGATCCGTTCTTCACCACCAAACCGGTGGGTGATGGCCTGGGCCTCGGGCTGGCCGTATCCTTTGCCATCGTTCATGAATCGGGTGGACGCCTGAGCGCCGACAATCATGCAAACGGCGCGGTGTTTACCGTGACCTTGCCCATCGACCTGGAGGCACCTGGCTCATGCTGA